One genomic window of Muntiacus reevesi chromosome 4, mMunRee1.1, whole genome shotgun sequence includes the following:
- the SEC13 gene encoding protein SEC13 homolog codes for MVSVINTVDTSHEDMIHDAQMDYYGTRLATCSSDRSVKIFDVRNGGQILVADLRGHEGPVWQVAWAHPMYGNILASCSYDRKVIIWKEENGTWEKTHEHTGHDSSVNSVCWAPHDYGLILACGSSDGAISLLTYTGLGQWEVKKINNAHTIGCNAVSWAPAVVPGSLIDQPSGQKPNYIKKFASGGCDNLIKLWKEEEDGQWKEEQKLEAHSDWVRDVAWAPSIGLPTSTIASCSQDGRVFIWTCDDASGNTWSPKLLHKFNDVVWHVSWSITANILAVSGGDNKVTLWKESVDGQWVCISDVNKGQGSVSTSVTEGQQNEQ; via the exons ATG GTGTCAGTAATTAACACTGTGGACACTTCCCATGAGGACATGATT CACGATGCGCAGATGGACTACTACGGCACCCGCCTGGCAACCTGCTCGTCAGACAGGTCCGTCAAGATCTTCGACGTGCGCAACGGGGGGCAGATCCTCGTCGCCGACCTCAGGGG CCACGAGGGCCCCGTGTGGCAGGTGGCCTGGGCCCACCCCATGTACGGCAATATACTCGCGTCCTGCTCCTACGACCGGAAGGTCATCATCTGGAAAGAGGAGAACGGCACGTGGGAGAAGACACACGAGCACACGGGACACGACTCCTCGG TAAACTCCGTGTGCTGGGCTCCCCACGACTATGGCCTCATCCTGGCCTGCGGCAGCTCGGATGGGGCCATCTCCCTGCTGACCTACACCGGGCTGGGCCAGTGGGAAGTAAAGAAGATCAACAACGCTCACACT ATTGGCTGCAATGCGGTCAGCTGGGCGCCTGCTGTCGTGCCTGGGAGCCTCATAGACCAGCCATCTGGGCAGAAGCCCAACTACATCAAGAAGTTTGCGTCAGGAGGCTGTGACAACCTCATCAAGCTGTGGAA GGAGGAGGAGGACGGCCAGTGGAAGGAAGAGCAGAAGTTGGAAGCCCACAGTGACTGGGTTCGAGATGTGGCCTGGGCCCCCTCCATCGGCCTGCCTACCAGCACCATTGCCAGCTGCTCTCAG GATGGTCGAGTGTTCATTTGGACCTGTGATGATGCCTCGGGCAATACATGGTCTCCCAAGCTGCTGCACAAGTTCAACGATGTTGTATGGCATGTCAGCTGGTCCATCACAGCCAATATCCTGGCGGTCTCAGGCGGAGACAataag GTGACCCTGTGGAAGGAGTCGGTCGACGGGCAGTGGGTGTGCATCAGTGACGTCAACAAGGGCCAGGGATCCGTGTCCACGTCTGTCACAGAGGGACAGCAGAACGAGCAGTGA